The following proteins are encoded in a genomic region of Dyadobacter sp. UC 10:
- a CDS encoding CoA-acylating methylmalonate-semialdehyde dehydrogenase, which produces MEKLRNYINGQWVDSHSEQFEKVLNPASQEVLALVPYGNKQDVADAAAAAQAGFQEWRSMPVSKRVQYLFKLKTLLEDNLDDIARTITLESGKTFVEAKAEMVRAIENVENACGTPTLIQGEFSEDIAKGIDEYMIRQPLGVCACIAPFNFPGMITFWFLPYALACGNSYIIKPSEKVPLTMTKIVGLMDQLDLPKGVLNLVQGAREVVDSLLEHPVIKGISFVGSSNVARHVYAKGAANGKRVQAQGGAKNPVIVLPDADIEMTSQIVIDSVYGCAGQRCLAASTIITVGEHKDITESLVESAKARKTGFGLDSDVLMGPVITAESKNRVQTLIERGINEGGRLLVDGRNPKIDGYEQGNFINPTIIEDIPLDGELAATEIFGPVLTLVHINTIDEAIRYINSGKYGNMACIFTSSGSNARKFRHEAEAGNIGINIGVAAPVAQFPFSGWKDSFYGDLHGQGKHAVEFFTQTKVVIERWLKEWNRKF; this is translated from the coding sequence ATGGAAAAATTAAGGAATTATATTAATGGGCAATGGGTAGACAGCCATTCTGAGCAATTTGAAAAGGTATTAAACCCGGCAAGCCAGGAGGTTCTGGCGCTGGTACCCTATGGAAACAAGCAGGATGTAGCAGATGCTGCTGCGGCTGCCCAGGCCGGATTTCAGGAATGGAGAAGTATGCCGGTTTCCAAGAGGGTTCAATATTTGTTCAAACTGAAAACACTCCTCGAAGATAATCTCGACGACATAGCCAGGACGATTACCCTTGAATCGGGCAAAACTTTCGTGGAAGCAAAAGCGGAGATGGTGCGTGCGATTGAAAATGTGGAAAATGCATGTGGTACACCCACGCTGATCCAGGGCGAATTTTCAGAAGATATTGCCAAAGGCATCGACGAATACATGATCCGCCAGCCGCTGGGCGTGTGCGCATGCATTGCGCCTTTCAACTTTCCGGGCATGATCACATTCTGGTTTTTGCCCTATGCGCTGGCTTGCGGCAACAGCTACATTATCAAACCATCCGAAAAAGTACCGCTGACGATGACCAAAATTGTCGGCCTGATGGATCAGCTGGATTTGCCGAAAGGTGTGCTGAATCTGGTGCAGGGAGCGAGAGAGGTGGTGGATTCATTACTCGAACATCCTGTAATCAAAGGCATTAGTTTCGTAGGATCTTCCAATGTAGCCCGTCACGTTTACGCCAAAGGTGCTGCAAACGGAAAACGCGTACAAGCCCAGGGTGGCGCCAAAAATCCGGTGATCGTACTACCGGATGCGGATATTGAAATGACCTCCCAGATTGTGATCGATAGCGTGTATGGCTGTGCAGGGCAACGCTGTCTTGCCGCTTCGACCATTATCACGGTCGGAGAGCATAAGGATATTACCGAAAGCCTGGTAGAATCGGCGAAAGCGCGAAAGACCGGTTTTGGACTTGATAGTGACGTTTTAATGGGTCCCGTGATCACGGCTGAAAGCAAGAACCGGGTTCAGACCTTAATCGAGCGGGGCATTAACGAAGGCGGACGTTTACTTGTCGACGGACGTAATCCGAAAATAGACGGTTACGAACAGGGTAACTTTATCAATCCGACGATTATAGAAGACATTCCTTTGGACGGAGAACTCGCTGCTACCGAAATTTTTGGACCGGTTCTGACATTGGTTCATATCAATACCATCGACGAGGCGATCCGGTATATCAACTCCGGTAAATATGGAAATATGGCCTGTATTTTCACCAGCAGCGGCTCCAATGCACGGAAATTCCGTCATGAAGCGGAGGCCGGGAACATCGGGATTAATATTGGCGTAGCCGCTCCTGTCGCACAATTTCCCTTTTCAGGTTGGAAAGATAGCTTTTACGGCGACTTGCACGGCCAGGGAAAACACGCGGTCGAATTCTTCACCCAGACAAAAGTGGTGATCGAACGCTGGCTCAAAGAATGGAACAGAAAATTTTAA
- a CDS encoding class II fructose-bisphosphate aldolase, which translates to MLLTTRQLFAQCYSRYALPAVNVFFMEEIHGLFAAAQEAQAPFIVQTTPFARDYAHPEMLLSMIGAAARIYPQVTYAIHMDHGYEEHIFDAIEKGGYTSVMIDASHDDFEKNVERTKAVVAKAHAKNISVEAELGVLAGVEDDLTVDAAHSFYTNPQQVEDFVKATDCDSLAIAVGTSHGAYKFSGGQGLQFNILEEIQQRLPGFPLVLHGGSNVIPEVIGRINAAGGKLKTDAKGVQEEEVRKAIPLGICKINIATDTRLLWTMVNREFFRDRPEEFAPTTPGKVFMEEYKQFMLKKFDLFGCTNKAGEFQSELNLRQEKISRL; encoded by the coding sequence ATGCTCCTAACCACCAGACAACTCTTCGCTCAATGCTACTCCCGTTACGCGTTACCGGCGGTGAATGTGTTCTTTATGGAGGAAATCCATGGTTTGTTTGCGGCGGCGCAGGAGGCTCAGGCTCCGTTTATTGTTCAAACGACGCCTTTTGCAAGGGATTATGCGCACCCCGAAATGCTCTTATCCATGATCGGCGCCGCCGCACGAATCTACCCTCAGGTAACCTACGCCATTCATATGGACCACGGTTATGAAGAACACATTTTTGACGCGATCGAAAAGGGAGGCTATACCTCGGTGATGATTGACGCATCGCATGACGATTTTGAAAAAAATGTGGAAAGAACAAAAGCAGTAGTAGCAAAAGCACATGCTAAAAATATCAGCGTGGAAGCTGAATTGGGTGTTTTGGCAGGGGTTGAAGATGATCTGACTGTCGACGCTGCGCATTCATTTTACACCAATCCGCAGCAGGTCGAAGATTTTGTAAAAGCGACGGACTGTGATAGTCTGGCGATTGCGGTAGGTACCAGTCACGGTGCTTATAAATTCTCGGGCGGCCAGGGTTTACAATTTAATATTCTGGAAGAAATACAGCAGCGACTACCTGGATTTCCGCTCGTTCTGCATGGCGGCTCCAATGTAATTCCCGAGGTGATCGGGCGTATCAATGCAGCCGGAGGAAAACTTAAAACCGATGCAAAAGGCGTTCAGGAAGAGGAAGTAAGAAAAGCTATTCCGCTGGGAATCTGTAAGATTAATATTGCAACCGATACCCGGCTGCTCTGGACGATGGTCAATCGCGAATTCTTCCGCGACCGGCCGGAAGAGTTTGCCCCGACCACACCGGGGAAGGTTTTCATGGAAGAATACAAGCAGTTTATGCTGAAAAAATTTGATCTCTTCGGTTGTACCAATAAAGCCGGGGAGTTTCAATCAGAACTAAACCTGAGACAGGAGAAAATTTCACGATTATGA
- the iolG gene encoding inositol 2-dehydrogenase — protein MTKKLKTGVIGLGRIGQIHLSNLVHHMPNAEVIIASDVSTASHAFALNLGVKEVTTDAYDVINHPDVEAVIVCSPTPFHVPYTVAAARQKKHIFCEKPLDVTLEAIQEAEKAVNENNVKLMLGFNRRFDANFNNVRTLVEANKIGDPHILRITSRDPAPPPVEYLKVSGGIFLDMSIHDFDMARYIVGSEVREVFVKGDALIHPEIREFGDIDTAVIVLTFENGAIGVIDNSRKAVYGYDQRLEIFGSKGMAKAENNTADTLIHFDDNGGHSSLPLHFFLERYETAYRVCLKSFIDCVLNDKPSPVDAHDGLMATAIGIAAMRSLTEGRSVKLSEVLQYAEV, from the coding sequence ATGACAAAAAAACTTAAAACTGGTGTGATCGGACTTGGGCGGATCGGCCAAATCCACCTGAGCAACCTTGTTCACCACATGCCAAACGCAGAGGTGATCATCGCTTCCGACGTATCTACGGCATCACACGCATTCGCGCTGAACCTGGGTGTGAAGGAAGTGACTACCGATGCCTACGATGTGATCAACCACCCTGATGTGGAAGCAGTGATCGTGTGCTCCCCTACCCCTTTTCACGTTCCGTATACGGTTGCTGCGGCGCGCCAGAAAAAGCATATTTTCTGTGAAAAACCATTAGATGTGACGTTGGAGGCAATCCAGGAGGCTGAAAAAGCGGTGAATGAGAACAATGTAAAATTGATGCTCGGCTTTAACCGCCGGTTTGACGCCAACTTTAACAATGTAAGGACACTGGTCGAAGCCAACAAAATCGGCGACCCACACATACTTCGCATTACCAGCCGAGACCCTGCACCACCTCCGGTTGAATATCTGAAAGTTTCAGGCGGGATCTTTCTCGATATGTCGATCCATGACTTCGATATGGCGCGCTATATCGTGGGCAGCGAGGTCAGGGAAGTATTCGTAAAAGGCGACGCACTGATCCATCCGGAGATCAGGGAATTCGGGGATATAGACACTGCTGTGATCGTTCTGACCTTTGAAAATGGCGCAATTGGTGTGATTGACAATAGCAGAAAAGCAGTTTACGGCTACGACCAGCGTCTGGAAATTTTTGGATCAAAAGGAATGGCGAAAGCGGAGAATAACACAGCCGACACTTTAATCCATTTCGATGATAATGGCGGCCACAGCTCTCTCCCGCTGCATTTCTTCCTCGAAAGGTATGAAACTGCATACCGCGTTTGCCTCAAATCTTTTATAGATTGCGTGCTGAACGACAAACCTTCACCTGTCGACGCCCACGACGGATTAATGGCGACGGCGATCGGTATTGCTGCCATGCGATCACTTACGGAAGGTAGAAGCGTAAAATTGAGTGAGGTTTTGCAGTATGCGGAAGTGTAG
- a CDS encoding sodium:solute symporter family transporter codes for MSTTGLQSLDYVVFFIYLIGVSAYGYWIYKKKSSKEVSSTDYFLAEGSLTFWAIGASIIASNISAEHFIGMSGSGFAIGLAISSYEWMAAASLIVVAVFILPVYLKNKIYTMPQFLRERYNPTVATIMAVFWLLLYVFVNLTSILYLGALALEVTAGLDFNYGIIGLGIFAVIITIGGMKVIGYTDVVQVIVLVLGGLATTYLALDLVSTHFNKPGIFNALGLLREQADTHFHMILPKESPFYKDLPGLTVIIGAMWINNLAYFGCNQYIIQRSLGADLPTARKGILFAALLKLLIPIIVVIPGIAAFVLYQNGMFQQEMLDGAGVVKPDHAYPVLLNLLPAGLKGMAFAALTAAIVASLAGKANSISTIFTLDIYKQYIAPNASEKQLVRVGRYTIYVAMAIGVLIAPQLRVLDQAYQFIQEYSSFITPGVFAIFILGMFWKRTTSAAALTAALLTIPLSTAGKFMAPEIPFLDRMGYIFVILCAIIVIISLADPRSKNNPKGLEINQSMFLPGKSFVIGSVLICGVIAALYTVFW; via the coding sequence ATGTCCACTACCGGATTGCAATCGCTGGATTATGTTGTATTCTTTATTTATCTGATAGGCGTTTCTGCTTATGGTTACTGGATTTACAAGAAAAAGAGTTCGAAGGAAGTAAGCTCGACAGACTATTTCCTGGCCGAGGGTTCACTTACATTCTGGGCAATCGGTGCATCGATCATCGCTTCCAATATTTCTGCCGAGCACTTTATAGGCATGTCGGGCTCAGGCTTTGCAATCGGGCTGGCGATTTCTTCCTATGAATGGATGGCCGCCGCCTCGCTGATCGTCGTCGCGGTTTTCATTCTTCCGGTTTATTTAAAAAACAAAATATACACGATGCCACAGTTTCTGCGGGAAAGGTATAACCCTACCGTGGCGACGATTATGGCTGTTTTCTGGCTGCTACTGTATGTTTTCGTAAACCTCACTTCCATTCTGTACCTCGGTGCTCTTGCATTGGAGGTAACCGCCGGACTGGATTTCAATTACGGGATCATCGGATTGGGCATTTTCGCCGTGATCATCACGATTGGCGGGATGAAGGTAATTGGCTATACGGATGTGGTTCAGGTAATTGTGCTCGTGCTCGGCGGCTTAGCTACAACTTATCTCGCACTTGACCTCGTGTCGACGCATTTCAACAAACCGGGTATTTTTAATGCACTGGGTTTGCTGAGAGAGCAGGCAGATACACATTTCCACATGATCCTGCCAAAGGAAAGCCCTTTTTATAAAGATCTGCCAGGGTTAACCGTAATTATCGGCGCGATGTGGATCAATAACCTGGCCTATTTCGGCTGCAATCAATATATTATTCAGCGGAGCCTTGGAGCTGATCTGCCGACTGCGCGCAAAGGGATTCTGTTTGCAGCTTTGTTGAAATTGCTCATCCCGATCATCGTCGTGATTCCGGGTATTGCCGCTTTTGTTTTGTATCAAAATGGCATGTTCCAGCAGGAAATGCTTGATGGTGCGGGAGTTGTAAAACCAGACCACGCCTACCCTGTTTTACTAAATCTGCTTCCGGCGGGATTAAAGGGAATGGCGTTTGCAGCACTTACTGCGGCAATTGTTGCTTCACTAGCCGGAAAAGCAAACAGTATCTCGACAATTTTCACACTCGATATTTACAAACAGTACATCGCCCCGAATGCATCTGAAAAACAGCTGGTCAGGGTTGGCCGCTATACTATATATGTGGCGATGGCAATCGGAGTATTGATCGCACCGCAGCTACGCGTTTTGGACCAGGCTTACCAGTTTATCCAGGAATACAGCAGTTTTATCACGCCAGGTGTTTTCGCGATTTTCATACTTGGAATGTTCTGGAAAAGAACTACTTCCGCCGCCGCGCTTACAGCTGCACTGCTCACTATTCCGCTGTCAACCGCAGGCAAATTTATGGCGCCGGAAATACCATTTCTCGACCGTATGGGCTACATTTTTGTAATACTATGTGCGATCATCGTAATTATTTCACTGGCAGATCCAAGAAGCAAAAACAACCCGAAAGGGCTGGAAATCAACCAATCTATGTTTCTGCCCGGCAAAAGTTTCGTCATCGGCTCGGTACTGATATGCGGCGTTATCGCGGCTTTGTATACGGTGTTTTGGTAG